Proteins encoded by one window of Cervus canadensis isolate Bull #8, Minnesota chromosome 18, ASM1932006v1, whole genome shotgun sequence:
- the ZNF329 gene encoding zinc finger protein 329 — translation MTAWNVPEEGLSCDVEMEAFTRETPCLSTLGDSWDSEKPEGRSRRSPLTQEKPGAREAAPEHPGFAKHLSASADLPQRQRAPATNGFRVRDSDVKSLDCDPASHDGQKSHTAKRMGDRDSFGKAFSHSMEVTQFGRTQTREKPCRYPDSVKSFNHFTLLGQQKIMTRGKKLYEGEDFGDLFTLSPSLNESKRSNPGEKLYKCTECGKCFKRNSSLVLHHRTHTGEKPYTCNECGKSFSKNYNLIVHQRIHTGEKPYKCSKCGKAFSDGSALTQHQRIHTGEKPYECPECGKTFNRNSSLILHQRTHTGEKPYRCNECGKPFTDISHLTVHLRIHTGEKPYECSKCGKAFRDGSYLTQHERTHTGEKPFECTECGKSFNRNSHLIVHQKIHSGEKPFECKECGKTFIESAYLIRHQRIHTGEKPYGCDQCQKLFRNIAGLIRHQRTHTGEKPYECNQCGRAFRDSSCLTKHRRIHTRETPYQCPECGKSFRQNSHLAVHQRLHSREGPGHCPQCGKTFRRGSALVRHQSSHPGEQPVGI, via the coding sequence ATGACAGCTTGGAATGTGCCTGAAGAAGGACTGTCCTGTGACGTGGAGATGGAGGCATTCACGAGAGAGACTCCTTGTCTTTCCACTCTAGGGGACAGCTGGGACTCTGAGAAGCCAGAGGGACGTTCGAGGCGATCACCCTTAACTCAGGAGAAGCCAGGGGCCCGAGAGGCAGCTCCTGAACATCCTGGGTTTGCGAAGCATTTGAGCGCAAGCGCAGATCTTCCACAACGTCAGAGAGCTCCTGCAACAAACGGTTTCCGGGTACGTGACTCAGATGTTAAAAGTCTGGATTGTGACCCAGCTTCACACGATGGTCAGAAAAGCCACACAGCTAAGAGAATGGGTGACAGGGACTCCTTCGGGAAAGCCTTCAGCCATTCCATGGAAGTGACTCAGTTTGGAAGAACTCAGACGCGAGAAAAGCCCTGTAGATACCCTGACAGCGTTAAGTCTTTCAACCACTTTACCCTTCTTGGCCAACAGAAAATCATGACACGAGGGAAGAAACTGTATGAAGGCGAGGACTTTGGGGACCTTTTTACCCTGAGTCCATCTCTTAATGAAAGCAAGAGGAGCAACCCTGGAGAGAAATTGTATAAATGTACTGAATGTGGCAAGTGCTTCAAGCGGAACTCTTCTCTCGTCTTGCATCACCGAACTCACACTGGGGAGAAACCTTACACCTGTAATGAGTGTGGAAAGTCCTTCAGCAAGAACTACAACCTAATTGTGCACCAAAGAATCCATACAGGAGAGAAGCCCTACAAGTGCAGTAAATGCGGGAAAGCCTTCAGTGACGGGTCAGCTCTGACACAACACCAGAGAATTCACACCGGGGAGAAACCTTATGAGTGTCCAGAATGTGGGAAAACCTTCAACCGAAATTCGTCCCTGATCCTCCATCAGAGGACTCACACGGGGGAGAAGCCATACCGATGTAACGAGTGTGGGAAGCCTTTTACGGACATCTCCCACCTCACTGTGCACCTCAGGATCCACACTGGTGAGAAGCCCTATGAATGTAGCAAATGTGGAAAGGCCTTCCGAGATGGCTCGTACCTCACCCAGCACGAGAGgactcacactggagagaagccctttGAGTGCACAGAGTGCGGGAAGTCCTTCAACCGCAATTCCCACCTCATCGTGCATCAAAAGATCCACTCCGGGGAGAAGCCCTTCGAGTGCAAAGAGTGCGGGAAGACTTTCATCGAGAGCGCGTACCTCATCCGGCACCAGAGGATTCACACTGGCGAGAAGCCCTATGGCTGCGACCAGTGCCAGAAGCTGTTCAGGAACATCGCTGGCCTCATCCGGCATCAGAGGACTCACACTGGCGAGAAGCCCTACGAGTGTAATCAGTGCGGCCGGGCTTTCAGGGACAGCTCCTGTCTGACCAAGCACAGGAGGATCCACACCAGGGAGACGCCATACCAGTGCCCAGAGTGTGGCAAGTCCTTCAGGCAGAACTCTCACCTGGCGGTGCACCAGAGACTCCACAGCAGGGAGGGCCCCGGCCACTGTCCCCAATGTGGGAAGACGTTCCGGAGGGGCTCCGCCCTCGTCCGACACCAGAGCTCACACCCCGGCGAGCAGCCCGTGGGCATTTAG